One genomic window of Methanomassiliicoccales archaeon includes the following:
- a CDS encoding flap endonuclease-1, translated as MGVNLSDIVPFEEIEIEDLRGRTIAIDAYNAIYQFLSVIRQPDGTPLKDFKGRVTSHLSGLLYRNVNLIESGILPAYVFDGIPSKLKKDTIAERGERRAKAQKEWKDAVERGDLEVAFSKATQSSRITNEIVESSRILLTYLGIPVVQAPEEGEAQAAFMASKGDVWAASSQDFDSLLFGAPRLVRNLTLTGRRKLPGSRRYRTVNLEMIELNKALEHLGVTRDQLIDICIMMGTDFNPGIKGIGPKKALTLIKEYGDLERSLDAKDLMIESFKEIRSIFLDYEKMTEYDLTWKPAQREKVMEFLVEEHDFTPGRVESALNKLESEREEKREQAAQSKLDMFS; from the coding sequence ATGGGCGTGAATCTCTCGGACATAGTTCCCTTCGAGGAAATTGAGATCGAGGACCTTAGGGGAAGGACGATTGCCATCGATGCCTACAATGCAATATACCAGTTCCTCTCTGTGATTAGACAGCCGGATGGTACTCCACTCAAGGACTTCAAGGGCAGGGTGACCTCACATCTTTCGGGACTTCTGTACCGCAACGTCAACCTTATCGAATCTGGCATTCTCCCCGCATACGTCTTCGATGGCATCCCGTCAAAACTCAAGAAGGACACTATCGCCGAGCGAGGAGAGAGGCGAGCAAAGGCTCAGAAGGAATGGAAGGACGCGGTGGAGAGGGGTGATCTAGAGGTAGCATTCTCCAAAGCCACCCAGTCATCCAGGATCACCAACGAGATAGTCGAATCGTCCAGAATACTGCTGACCTATCTCGGAATACCTGTGGTACAGGCTCCAGAGGAGGGGGAAGCTCAGGCTGCATTCATGGCTTCCAAGGGGGATGTCTGGGCTGCTTCTTCTCAGGACTTCGACTCCCTGCTTTTTGGAGCCCCCAGACTGGTAAGGAACCTCACACTCACGGGAAGAAGGAAGCTTCCAGGAAGCAGGAGGTACCGCACCGTGAATCTAGAGATGATAGAACTGAACAAAGCCCTTGAGCATCTTGGGGTGACAAGGGATCAGCTCATAGACATATGCATCATGATGGGCACCGACTTCAACCCAGGTATAAAGGGCATAGGGCCAAAGAAGGCCCTGACCCTAATAAAAGAGTATGGAGATCTGGAGAGATCCCTGGATGCAAAGGACCTTATGATCGAATCCTTCAAGGAGATAAGAAGCATCTTCCTGGATTACGAAAAGATGACCGAATATGACCTAACCTGGAAGCCGGCCCAGAGGGAGAAGGTGATGGAATTCTTGGTGGAGGAACACGACTTCACACCCGGGAGGGTAGAAAGTGCCTTGAATAAGCTGGAGTCTGAGAGGGAGGAAAAGCGAGAACAGGCGGCTCAGTCCAAGTTGGATATGTTCTCTTAA